CCAACGCGGTCAAGCACTTCAAGAACGAGCCCAGGGGTAAGCGCCGGCTGCACAGGCGCCCGGATGCCGGCGAAATCGACCGCTGCCGCTGGTGGCTGGAGCTGGAACGCCGCTTCGTGCGCCCGCAGGTGATCGTTGCGCTGGGGGCAAGCGCCGCCCGGGCGCTCACCGGCCATGCGGTCACCATCTCGCGGGTCCGCCGCCGGGTGCTGGCCCTGGGCGAGGCCGGGGTCGCACCGGCGGCCCGACTGCTGGTCACCACCCACCCCTCCTGCATCCTCCGCCAGCGCGACGACGCCGCCCGCCGGCGGATTTTCGAGGCGGTGATCACCGATCTGGTTCTGGCCGCCCGCCAGACATGAGGCCCGGCTTGCCGGTGCACATGCCGGATCTCTGATGCGCAGTGTGCAACGATCTTTGAAGG
The window above is part of the Tistrella mobilis genome. Proteins encoded here:
- a CDS encoding UdgX family uracil-DNA binding protein (This protein belongs to the uracil DNA glycosylase superfamily, members of which act in excision repair of DNA. However, it belongs more specifically to UdgX branch, whose founding member was found to bind uracil in DNA (where it does not belong), without cleaving it, appears to promote DNA repair by a pathway involving RecA, rather than base excision.), producing the protein MPAPSLDDHPDSQTAIRSLDEARRQAEGCRRCDLWANATRTVFGEGPPSVEGVTGEGVTAEGVTGEGAAGGPRLMLVGEQPGDREDRAGHPFVGPAGAVLDRALAEAGIDRARVYVTNAVKHFKNEPRGKRRLHRRPDAGEIDRCRWWLELERRFVRPQVIVALGASAARALTGHAVTISRVRRRVLALGEAGVAPAARLLVTTHPSCILRQRDDAARRRIFEAVITDLVLAARQT